From the Purpureocillium takamizusanense chromosome 6, complete sequence genome, one window contains:
- the BEM3 gene encoding Rho GTPase activating protein, variant 3 (EggNog:ENOG503NVRI~COG:T), with translation MLRRLTFANTTNDTRSVSDPVASRPTPSQGRSPPRVPKPPMAAPVMAATGEVPKGTPRNASIDTTISTASSTLSLSKGSGSPSKPIDVAGLIKTAGSPEAVIEHLLKEKQSQAQQNSQLWRLVDKQRAMILGLNKDLESALKDKERYRKKLKELMANPAVMKAAGGPRGDPEPEPEPEPTGRRGPPGPRVDVDVPTREPDSPSLDSDSQKNSPIDITMAPYPITPPADRQQVPHSAVGEILDPRHIMPKPQEHALDKFDHEAEERAADEERKERKEESLREIPYNVSLPPSRSLPSDPPSVPPPKPPLSPPLVTIMEPTPQPDEGLGKFPAPQRKAPPAPLQLSQQARKSAAPPEDDDSDSDYDDILDVGHVGPEPRGRRRTREEDDREREIIAFREEQERSASKKSKSSQARLSAETSSAPDPKAAAALLGQAHGDVPPSLDAMLHVDHNAELAPPLRSPGLPVSPRPFGNAPKTAASAASLSPRSGNSATLGPPMSPRPPRQAIPLPPNTPLVSPAMSGGSPSAQATNAGSRADDATDAGVSGKGRSATAERTKIFRGLVTDEFPDLLLPPNALPSIQVKVASSRMKPSRASLMSLTQLEEDPVFTLAIASRADGGELWRVEKDIASLSKLDQRLKQCPAVTAKTPDRSLFSGHAPAKLDARRVALEQYLDELLDTPLDATTAVELCKYLSSNTLPPNADETGSALRSSPETGSFKIGTDGRPIRSGYLTKKGKNFGGWKARFFIIEGPHLKYYETPGGAHLGTIKLQNAQIGKQSQASNEVQSPSRLSNGEELDNQYRHAFLILEPKKKDSHSHVKHVLCAESDKERDSWVDVLLQWIDYRDPDDPDAKSSKGASNAHDRQGSGHEHSNGAKAKKNNQGRPNHQPAESDTLIGVRYDTTHAGETPQGVPGGPRSAMGLPEHYSSHNLAGETMSSQSNKIISAPKDPQVISDSAAWGNKQGLSIPTNDEKKARKRSFFGFGPKTRSSSDGQDSLFGGSEAGSAATPPQASYHGPVRQVFGAPLAEAVRYNPPVDVNVPLPSVVFRCIQYLDHKDAILEEGIFRLSGSNVVIKQLRERFNNEGDINLVTDEHYHDIHAVASLLKLYLRELPTTILTRDLHLDFLATTEITDRKEKITTLAELARRLPQANATLLKYLISFLIKIINNADMNKMNVRNVGIVFSPTLNIPAPVFAMFLQNYEAIFGVDPEHYELPSPMPESDSQHGRVDGPPRLDPPARPSTSGSASPHRQPRMDSMRDHARQTPTPPLLQNLQTARGSPTPPLGTARSQYDLGHSIQYNTTSSVSSRPAYESVYGVPAGSEASGFHPAPRAAPGYDRPIYPSVNDEQGPGSSQAQEQPQNANTNAKRRESLVYMGGLSGLQHHGSKSRLREEARF, from the coding sequence ATGCTTCGCAGGTTAACCTTTGCAAACACCACGAATGACACCCGAAGCGTCTCCGACCCCGTAGCCTCCAGACCGACGCCCTCGCAGGGCCGTTCGCCCCCGAGGGTGCCTAAGCCGCCCATGGCAGCCCCCGtcatggcggccacgggcgaggTGCCCAAGGGCACGCCTCGGAATGCCTCCATCGACACCACCATTTCTACTGCCTCATCTACCCTGTCGCTGAGTaagggcagcggcagtccGTCAAAGCCAATCGATGTCGCGGGCCTCATCAAGACGGCAGGCAGTCCCGAGGCCGTCATCGAGCATCtgctcaaggagaagcagtCGCAGGCACAGCAAAATTCCCAGTTATGGCGGTTGGTCGACAAGCAACGGGCCATGATCCTTGGGCTGAATAAGGACCTTGAATCTgccctcaaggacaaggagagaTACAggaagaagctcaaggagctgaTGGCCAACCCGGCGGTGATGAAAGCCGCAGGTGGCCCGCGAGGGGAtccggagccggagccggagccggagccgacaggtcgtcgtggcccgcctggcccgcgcgtcgacgtcgacgtgccAACCCGCGAGCCCGACTCGCCGAGCCTCGACTCGGACAGTCAGAAGAATTCTCCTATTGATATCACAATGGCGCCCTATCCCATCACCCCGCCGGCAGATCGGCAGCAGGTGCCGCATtccgccgtgggcgagatTCTCGACCCAAGACACATCATGCCCAAGCCACAGGAGCATGCCCTCGACAAGTTCGACCACGAGGCGGAAGAGAGGGCTGCCGACGAAGAGCGCAAGGAAAGGAAGGAGGAGTCTCTTCGCGAGATACCTTACAACGTCTCGCTGCCTCCATCGCGCAGCCTCCCGAGCGATCCACCGAGCGTCCCTCCGCCGAAGCCCCCTCTGTCCCCCCcgctcgtcaccatcatGGAGCCGACGCCCCAGCCTGACGAGGGCCTTGGCAAGTTCCCAGCTCCGCAACGGAAGGCGCCTCCAGCCCCGTTGCAACTCAGTCAGCAAGCTCGCAagagcgcggcgccacctGAGGATGACGACTCCGACTCGGACTACGACGACATCTTGGACGTTGGACACGTGGGGCCTGAGCcgcgaggtcggcgccggaCACGCGAGGAGGATGACCGCGAACGGGAAATCATTGCCTTCAGGGAAGAACAGGAACGGAGCGCTTCCAAGAAGAGCAAATCTAGCCAGGCCAGGCTGTCTGCGGAGACGAGCAGTGCGCCTGATCccaaagccgccgccgctctccttggccaggcACATGGCGacgtccctccctccctaGACGCGATGCTTCACGTTGACCACAACGCTGAGCTAGCACCCCCTCTCCGAAGCCCCGGTCTCCCGGTCAGCCCGAGGCCGTTTGGCAACGCCccaaagacggcggcgtcagcggctTCGCTGTCACCTAGATCCGGAAACTCGGCGACTTTGGGCCCCCCAATGTCACCCAGACCTCCCCGTCAGGCGATTCCATTGCCGCCCAACACGCCCCTCGTGTCTCCGGCCATGTCAGGGGGCTCGCCGTCCGCTCAAGCCACCAACGCGGGCTCGCGCGCGGACGATGCGACAGACGCTGGCGTTTCGGGCAAGGGAcggtcggccacggccgagcGTACCAAGATCTTTCGCGGATTGGTTACAGACGAGTTCCCCGATCTCTTATTGCCGCCGAACGCGCTGCCCTCGATCCAGGTCAAGGTCGCGTCATCTCGCATGAAGCCGTCGCGCGCAAGCCTGATGTCCCTTACGCAACTAGAAGAGGACCCGGTGTTCActctcgccatcgcctcTCGGGCGGACGGTGGAGAGCTCTGGCGTGTCGAGAAGGACATCGCGTCTCTGAGCAAGCTGGACCAGCGACTGAAGCAGTGTCCAGCCGtcacggccaagacgccaGACCGGTCACTGTTCAGCGGCCACGCCCCGGCAAAATTGGACGCACGACGAGTGGCGCTAGAGCAGTATCTAGACGAGCTGCTTGACACGCCGCTGGACGCAACGACGGCAGTGGAGCTGTGCAAGTACCTGTCCAGCAACACCCTACCGCCTAACGCGGATGAGACGGGATCGGCGCTCAGAAGCAGCCCAGAGACTGGCAGCTTCAAGATTGGTACCGACGGCCGCCCGATCCGGAGCGGCTACCTGACCAAGAAGGGAAAGAATTTCGGCGGGTGGAAAGCCAGGTTCTTCATCATCGAGGGGCCTCACCTCAAATACTATGAGACGCCGGGCGGAGCTCACCTGGGCACCATCAAACTGCAGAATGCCCAGATCGGGAAGCAGTCCCAAGCCAGCAACGAGGTgcagtcgccgtcgcggcttTCAAACGGCGAGGAACTCGACAACCAGTACCGCCATGCCTTCCTGATCCTAgagccgaagaagaaggactCGCACAGCCACGTTAAGCATGTGCTGTGCGCAGAGAGCGACAAGGAGCGTGACTCATGGGTAGACGTCCTGCTGCAGTGGATCGACTACCGAGACCCCGACGACCCCGACGCGAAGAGCTCCAAGGGCGCCTCCAACGCGCATGACCGCCAGGGGTCCGGACACGAACACTCAAATGGGGCCAAGGCAAAGAAGAACAACCAAGGCCGGCCCAACCATCAGCCCGCGGAATCGGATACGTTGATTGGCGTCCGGTACGACACCACGCACGCTGGGGAGACGCCTCAGGGCGTGCCGGGAGGGCCCAGGTCAGCGATGGGGCTCCCCGAGCACTACAGCTCGCACAACCTCGCTGGAGAGACGATGAGCTCCCAGTCGAACAAGATCATCTCGGCGCCCAAAGACCCGCAGGTCATctccgactcggcggcaTGGGGCAACAAGCAGGGTCTGTCGATCCCGACcaacgacgagaagaaggctAGGAAGCGAAGCTTCTTTGGTTTTGGCCCCAAGACCCGGTCATCGTCGGACGGCCAGGACTCCCTgtttggcggcagcgaggccggctcggcggcgacgccaccgcAGGCATCGTACCACGGACCTGTCCGTCAAGTCTTCggggcgccgctggctgaGGCGGTCCGATACAACCCGCCGGTGGACGTCAACGTGCCGCTCCCCTCTGTCGTGTTCCGCTGCATCCAGTACCTGGACCACAAGGACGCCATCCTTGAAGAGGGCATTTTCCGCCTCAGCGGCTCCAACGTGGTCATCAAGCAACTCCGGGAGCGGTTCAACAACGAAGGCGACATCAACCTGGTGACGGACGAGCACTACCATGACATCCACGCCGTGGCCTCGCTGCTCAAGCTCTATCTCCGCGAGCTGCCCACCACTATTCTGACGAGAGACCTCCACCTCGACTTCCTGGCAACCACCGAGATCACAGACCGCAAGGAAAAGATTAcgacgctggccgagctTGCGCGAAGGTTGCCGCAAGCTAACGCGACCCTGCTCAAATACCTGATTTCATTCCTCATCAAGATCATCAACAATGCGGACATGAACAAGATGAATGTGCGCAACGTGGGCATTGTGTTTTCGCCCACGCTGAACATACCCGCACCGGTCTTCGCCATGTTCCTGCAGAACTACGAGGCCATCTTCGGCGTTGACCCGGAGCACTACGAGCTGCCCTCTCCGATGCCCGAGTCCGACTCACAACATGGGCGAgtcgacggcccgccgcgccttgACCCGCCGGCACGACCATCTACGTcgggcagcgcctcgccgcaccGCCAGCCGCGCATGGACTCGATGAGGGACCACGCCAGgcagacgccgacgccgccgctactGCAGAATTTGCAGACCGCCAggggctcgccgacgccgcctctgGGGACCGCCCGCTCGCAGTACGACCTGGGTCACAGCATTCAGTACAACACGACGTCCAGCGTGTCCTCGCGGCCCGCGTACGAGAGCGTATACGGCGTCCCCGCGGGCTCTGAAGCGTCGGGCTTCCatcccgcgccgcgcgccgctccgGGATACGACCGGCCCATATACCCCAGCGTCAACGACGAGCAAGGGCCAGGCAGCTCGCAGGCTCAGGAGCAGCCCCAAAACGCGAACACGAACGCGAAGCGACGGGAGAGCTTGGTCTACATGGGCGGCCTAAGCGGCCTCCAACATCATGGATCCAAGAGCCGACTTCGCGAAGAAGCACGGTTTTAA